Genomic DNA from Candidatus Omnitrophota bacterium:
ACGGAACAAGCGCCTGCGCTCCGCTTCCGTAAGCGACAGGAAGCCAGACCGATGGCAGGGCGAATCCGGCGCAGCGCCGCCCAGTTCTTTTTGCAGGCGTTGGAGATGCAGGTTCCAAAAGGATTCTTCCGATTGGGCGGTTTGGGCGAGGCGGGCGAGGGCTTCTTCGATATTGGGGTTGAATTGCTCGCGAATCAGCGGCAGCAGCGAATGCCGGATGCGGTTGCGCGCGAAGCGCTCGTCCTCGTTGCTGGAATCCTGGCGGAAGGGGAGATGCGCCGCCTCGGCGTATTGCAATATTTCCTCCCGCGTATGGCCGAGCAAGGGGCGAATCACAGGGACTGCCAAATCGGCGCGAACAGACAATACGCCGCAAAGGCCGGAATAGCCCGTGGAGCGCATCAGACGATACAGAAGCGTTTCCGCTTGATCGGTCATGGAATGGCCGGTGGCGATTTGGGAGCATTCCAATTCCAAGGCCATATCGACGAGTTTGGCGTAGCGCAGGTCGCGGGCGAGTCCCTCCAGATTGCCGGAACGGATTTTTTTCGTTTCGTCAGGTTCGAAGCGGCGCGCGGAGAAAGGTAAATCGTAACGCTCGGCGAGCGAAAAGACGAAGCGTTCGTCCTCCTCCGACTCGGCGCCCCGAAATCCATGCTGTACATGGCCGACGCTTAACTCGATGCGCAGCGCTTCTTTCAAATGGAAGAGAGCGTCGAGCAGAACCGTGGAATCGACGCCGCCAGACGCCGCAATCAAGACGCGGCTGCCAGGGGGCGTCATTTCCATGCGTTCGACGCAATCCTTCAATTTTTGACGAAAAGCGAAAAGCAACATGGTAGATTCATCCATTATTAAAATCGTAGGATGGGTCATTCCGTTTGACCCATCAATGACTCCATTCAATAATTATCGATGGGTCAAAAAACGCGACCCATTCTACTTTTCTTAGGGCAAATGTCCGGCAAGCGAGAAATCGTAAGACGGCTCTCATCGTTTGATCCATCAATCTTCTTCATCATTACCATTAAATGGGGAATATCAATTTGGCGATGGAGAAATAGATCACCACGCCCATTACGTCTACTAACGTGGCGACGAGAGGCGCGGAGGAGAGAGCGGGATCGAAGCCGAGGCTGCGCAGGATAAACGGCAGCATGGATCCAATCAGCGATCCAAACAAGACCACGCAGATCACGGCTAGAGAAACTGTCAAACTGGTCAACATAATCCGTTCACCAATCACGCCTTCAACAGGGAACAGATGAACGCGGGCGATGGAGATGGCGCCCAAAATCACGCCCAGCAAAATGCCGGTTAAAAATTCTCGTCCCAGCGTGCGATACCAATCCTTCAGTTTGACTTCTTGCAGAGCCATGGCGCGGATTACGAGGGAAGTGGCTTGCGAGCCGGAATTTCCTCCCATGCTAATAATAAGGGGGATGAAAAAAGTCAACGCGCCCCATTTGAGGATTTCTTCGCTGAAGCCTTCCATCGCGGTTATAGTCAATGTTTCCCCCGCGAAAAGTATGGCGAGCCAGCCCGCTCTTTTGCGGATCATCGTCAGAATGGATACTTGGGAAAATGGTTCGTCCAATGCTTCCATACCGGCGAGACGGTGGATGTCTTCCGTCGTTTCCTCTTCCGCCACGTCGAAAACGTCGTCGGAGGTGACGATGCCGACCAGCGCCCCCTGCGAATCGACGACGGGCAGCGCGATGCGGTCGTATTTCGTCATCATTTCGATGGCCGTCTCCTGATCGTCCTGCGCCGCCAGGGCGGTGTATTGATAATCCATCAACTCGGAGATTTTCGTTTGCGGATCGGCGAAGAGCAGCGAACGCAGCCGGATGTCATCGATCAGCTTCTCGTCTTCGTCGGTGACGTAGATGACGTTGACGGTCTCTTTATCTTGGCCGGTTTTGCGGATGTGTTGGAACGCCTCCTCTACCGACCAGTCCTTTTTGATGGCTACGTATTCCGGCGTCATCAAACGGCCGACGGATTCTTCGGGGTAGCCGAGCAGCGTTTGGGAAATCCGGCGTTCTTCCGGGGAGAGCAATCCCATGAGGCGGCGGGTTACTTTGCCTGGCAGTTCTTCCAAAAGGGCGGTGCGGTCGTCCGGCTCCATTTCGTTCAAAATGGCGGCTACCTGCTCCTGCCCTAAGTATTGGATCAATTCCTCCTGATCGGAAAAAGGAAGATGCTCGAAAACGTCGGCGGAGATCGTTTGCGGCAATAGGCGAAAAACGACGGCGCATTCTTCCGGCGAGAGAACCACCATGAAATCCGCGATATCCGCCGGGTCCAATTCCGTGAGTATCTCCCGCAGTTCCTTGTAATTCTTCTGCTCGAGCAGTTCGTGAATCTCTGGCTGGATCAAAAGGCCCAACATGGAATCCCGTGAACCTTGCATGAGGACTCCCTTCTAAATCAAGTTAGATTTTTCTGATTTTGATATCCTTGAATTCGATCCAGGAATCGCGCATGTGCATTTGCAGCGAAATATGACCAGAGCGCATCGTAGGAAAAGCGTCGCAATCGACGACTTTCTCTCCGTTCACGCGGACGACGAGATGGGCGCCTTTCAAACGAATCTGCAGCGGCAGCCATTCTTCGTCGCGAAACGGCGCCTGTTCCGCGCGGACGATGTTGTATAAGCTGCCGGTGGGGTAGTCGGAGTCAGGATTGTTTTCGATTTGAATCTCGTTGCCCCGGTCGCCGCCTTCCAGCGTTTTCCAGCGGATGAAGACGCCGCCGTTGGAATTCTTTTTCGTGCGGAAATAGAGATGGAGTTCGAAATCCTCGAATTCCTCCTGCGTTACCATGTAGTTGGTTCCGTTCTCGGCGCGAATGACGCCGTCGATGACGCTCCACTTGGCGCCGGCGGGACCTTCGGGACGCCATCCATCGAAATTCTTGCCGTTGAAAAGAGAGCGCCATTCGATTTTGGGGGGCAGTTCTTTGATGTGGATATTGCGATACCAAACTTGATATCCCATATCTTGCAGGCCGATGTATCCGCGGCGCAAGCGGTATTTCAAATCGTCGCGTTCTTCCACATTAAGGTCTTGCACTAAAACGTCGTTGATCCATGCTTTAAGATAAGGCCAATCCATCAAGATGCGGCCGGTATTCCAACTGCCGGATTCGCCGATGGGGACTTGCTTGGGGGGGACGGAAGCGAAGATGGCGCCGCAACTCTTGATGGAAATCGGTTCTTTGTTTTTATGGTCGATTTGAAATTCGAATCCGATTTGGGAATTGCGTCCATGCAAGGGCGCTTCGAAGAAGACGCCGCTGTTGCACCAGCCGACCATGCGGAAATCGAAGCGTAGGTCGAAATTCTCGTATTCTTTCTCGCTGCGCAGCCAGGCGGGGTAGCTGTTTTCGCCGGGGCTGTAGAGAAGTTGATTGCTGACGAAAAACGTCCGCGCATCGCCGCCTTCGATCGTCCAGCCGTCCAGGTTTTTGCCGTTGAATAGGGAGACGAAGCCTTCTTCTATTTCGGCGGCGATGCAAAGGTTTGTTAGGATGAATCCCGCCATCCATCCGGCGAATCCATAACGCAATTTTTTTCCAAATATCATTGACTATCTCCTCGCAAGAAATGAATTCTTACCATTTTCTCTTTTACGCGCGCGCATTTCAATGTCAATGGAAAATGGGACTTTGGGACAGGGAGAAAGGGAGACTTGGGGACTTGGGGACTTGGGGACTTGGTATTGCATCGCGAAAGCGCGAAATGCAAAAGAAATCACGAAAAAAAATATAAAAAACAATGGAAATAGAAATAACACTGGCCATTGGGATTACGCTATGAGGATATTTTGTTTAGGATGGTTAGGGCGCGTAGAAAGCGAATTGTAGCGCGTCATTCTCCACTATAGATGGAAATTGTTTCGATTTATAATTACATAATCCGTAATTTGTTGATTCTTGGGGTTGAGGTTTTCGCCGAATGCGCAGACGGCGGTTTTGGCTTTTTTCGACTATTCTTCTCGCGTTTGTATGGGAAGCGTTGGCGCCTGCTTTTTCTGCGAATGAAAATGCCAAACCTTCTTTTCAAGCCAAAGAACTTTTTCTTTTCAGCCTTCATTGGATGCAAGCGACGGCGCCGGGAGAGAATGGCGATTTTAATCATGACGGCGTTGTCGATGTCGGCGATCTTCTTTTATTCATCGATCAATTCGAACTGATGGCGGAGTTGGTTTATACTCCCACCCCCGAAAAGACGAATTTCCCCGCGCCTACTCCCGTTCCTTTCGCTACGCCTACGGCGATCGGCGGCGCGCCGACTCCGGAGGAATCGACGCCGTCTCCTACTTCAACTCCGACGCCAACGGGAACGTTTTTCCCGCCGTCTTCTCCTACGATGGTGGATAGTACTCCTGGATTATCCACCGCCACGGCTGCGCCGGGGGATGCGACTCCAACCCCGACTGCCACGCTTTATCCTGCGATAACGCCGGATGCGGAATGGACCTTCACGCCAACTCTACTCCCGGATTCAACGCCGTCGCCAAGTTATACGCCGGATGCGGAAACGACGATTGCTCCCACGCCAAAGCCGAGTCCAACAATTTTATCCGATATTACGCCGGATGCGGGATGGACGGTTACGCCCACGCCGACATGGAATCCTGCGCCATCTCCAACTTTTACGCCGCCTAGTGAAATGACGGCCGTTCCGACTCCAGCGGCGAGTTTGACGCCATTGCCTAGTATTACGCCGGATTCGGTATTGACTTTAACTCCCACGCCATCGCCTAATACAACTTATCCGCCGGATTTTACGCCAGAAACGGAGTGGACAGCTGCGCCAACGCCAACAATTTCGACATTGCCGACGCTGACGCCGATTTCAACTTATCCGCCTGATGTAACGCCGGAGGCCGAAGGAACCGATACGCCCACGCCTAATCCAGCGCAATCTCCCACTCTTGCGCTGGAAGGGGAGACAACTTTCACTCCGACGCCGACGTTGAATCCAACGCAATTGCCTAGCCTATCGCCTACGGCGGCGTTGACGACTTCTACCTCCACGCCGACGCGAACCTCTACGCCGACTATGCCGCCGGATATCCTACATACTCCCGAACCGTTGCCTACCAGCGGCGTTTTTACGCCTACGCCAAAAGACAATCCCGAGTCCACGCCTGGTTCTGGTGGAACTACGCCTGGAAATTCCGATTCGACGCCCGTTTATTTTACGCCAACGCCGATCCCTCCCACTCCAATGCCCGCCGATCCGGTGCGGCAGTGGAACTTGCATCGGGCGTTATCTTTGTTTTCCGAACCCGTCGTTCCTCCCGGCGTTGGAGGCATTGCTTCCAGCGAGGAAGGATACGCCGTTTACGTCCAAACGCAGACGCAGGAACCTCGGTTCATCGCTATCGACCGTTTCGGAAGAATTTTCAGCCGCGACATTCCTATTTCGTTGTCGAAATTCTCCGGCTTGTCGATGGTGGACGGGGGAACGCATTTTGGCGAGTTTTTCGAAAATCCCGCCGACACTCGGCGATTTCTTTTCGAGCGGTTTACGCTCTGGCAAACGATGGGCAATCCCATCGTCATCGATCATCTGGGAGCGGATGCGATCCGGTGGTCCTTCGGCGGCGCGGAGAGCGGCTACGCTATGACGGTTTTGCGCCATCCCGACATCGTCGCCGCGCATCGGCTTAATTCTGAAGGCGAATATTTGGGAGTAACGGAAATTCAATCCCCCATCCCATTGCCGCTCGAACCATATCTCATGTCGACGGCCGTCAGCGGCGGCGTTATCGGCGTGCTTTATTCTTCCAACTACAACCAAACTTCCTATTCCTCCGCGCCGCTTTTTCTTCGGTTGATCGGACTGGACGGCGAATTGTTGACGACGGAAGCGATCTCGATTACCGCGGATTTGGCGGGAGAATCTTTTACGGGAGACGGAGAGGGAAATTTCTATCTGGGAACGACTAGCCGCTATGGCCCCCGGCTGCTGCGCATAACGGACGGCGCCGTGGCGTTGGAGCGCATCCTGCCGGTGAAACAATTGATCGATATCGCCTGGCAGGACAATCTGTTATGGGCGCTGGACGGCTCGAATCATACGATGCAGGGCTTTAACGAGGACGGCGAATTGAAAGCGGGGCCGGTGAGCATCTATCCTCCCAGTTGGGATACGACGCTGCAATGGCTGCGCCTGAAGAAGAGTGGTCCGGATTTGGGCGCGTTCTTCACCGATTACACTACTCGGAGTTCCGTCTATTACATGCAGGTCGAATCCGGACCTATGGTAACTCCCACTCCTACGCCAGCCTCCGGCGTTCCGACCGGCGCGACGATCGCTGTGGAACTCGCCGAAGGAATCGCGCTGGATATGGTTCAGGTTTCGGCGGGAACTTTTACGATGGGAAGCCCGGAGACGGAGGAGGGGCGGCAAAAGAACGAAGGGCCGCAGCATTTAGTTACGATCACGAAAAAATTCTACATCAGCCGCTATGAAATCACTAATGCGCAATACCAACTTTTCGATTCCAAGCATTCCTCCTCGTCCAGCGGCGCG
This window encodes:
- the tilS gene encoding tRNA lysidine(34) synthetase TilS, which codes for MDESTMLLFAFRQKLKDCVERMEMTPPGSRVLIAASGGVDSTVLLDALFHLKEALRIELSVGHVQHGFRGAESEEDERFVFSLAERYDLPFSARRFEPDETKKIRSGNLEGLARDLRYAKLVDMALELECSQIATGHSMTDQAETLLYRLMRSTGYSGLCGVLSVRADLAVPVIRPLLGHTREEILQYAEAAHLPFRQDSSNEDERFARNRIRHSLLPLIREQFNPNIEEALARLAQTAQSEESFWNLHLQRLQKELGGAAPDSPCHRSGFLSLTEAERRRLFRFYCREREIELSYQQTEDALKLLESARPKGEIHLGAGYRLYLRQNEFVISQPCEKTLIKQEYIVNAPGATPIPELQLEILAEIAPSDIIRLKPSHNLWADFDADKIAEPITLRKRREGDRIQPLGLNGSKKVKKILQENRVAIEKRNSIPIVCFGSEIAWVAGCCQSERFRLDEHTKRILRLTLQHME
- the mgtE gene encoding magnesium transporter; translation: MQGSRDSMLGLLIQPEIHELLEQKNYKELREILTELDPADIADFMVVLSPEECAVVFRLLPQTISADVFEHLPFSDQEELIQYLGQEQVAAILNEMEPDDRTALLEELPGKVTRRLMGLLSPEERRISQTLLGYPEESVGRLMTPEYVAIKKDWSVEEAFQHIRKTGQDKETVNVIYVTDEDEKLIDDIRLRSLLFADPQTKISELMDYQYTALAAQDDQETAIEMMTKYDRIALPVVDSQGALVGIVTSDDVFDVAEEETTEDIHRLAGMEALDEPFSQVSILTMIRKRAGWLAILFAGETLTITAMEGFSEEILKWGALTFFIPLIISMGGNSGSQATSLVIRAMALQEVKLKDWYRTLGREFLTGILLGVILGAISIARVHLFPVEGVIGERIMLTSLTVSLAVICVVLFGSLIGSMLPFILRSLGFDPALSSAPLVATLVDVMGVVIYFSIAKLIFPI
- a CDS encoding DUF1080 domain-containing protein, with amino-acid sequence MIFGKKLRYGFAGWMAGFILTNLCIAAEIEEGFVSLFNGKNLDGWTIEGGDARTFFVSNQLLYSPGENSYPAWLRSEKEYENFDLRFDFRMVGWCNSGVFFEAPLHGRNSQIGFEFQIDHKNKEPISIKSCGAIFASVPPKQVPIGESGSWNTGRILMDWPYLKAWINDVLVQDLNVEERDDLKYRLRRGYIGLQDMGYQVWYRNIHIKELPPKIEWRSLFNGKNFDGWRPEGPAGAKWSVIDGVIRAENGTNYMVTQEEFEDFELHLYFRTKKNSNGGVFIRWKTLEGGDRGNEIQIENNPDSDYPTGSLYNIVRAEQAPFRDEEWLPLQIRLKGAHLVVRVNGEKVVDCDAFPTMRSGHISLQMHMRDSWIEFKDIKIRKI
- a CDS encoding SUMF1/EgtB/PvdO family nonheme iron enzyme, with product MRRRRFWLFSTILLAFVWEALAPAFSANENAKPSFQAKELFLFSLHWMQATAPGENGDFNHDGVVDVGDLLLFIDQFELMAELVYTPTPEKTNFPAPTPVPFATPTAIGGAPTPEESTPSPTSTPTPTGTFFPPSSPTMVDSTPGLSTATAAPGDATPTPTATLYPAITPDAEWTFTPTLLPDSTPSPSYTPDAETTIAPTPKPSPTILSDITPDAGWTVTPTPTWNPAPSPTFTPPSEMTAVPTPAASLTPLPSITPDSVLTLTPTPSPNTTYPPDFTPETEWTAAPTPTISTLPTLTPISTYPPDVTPEAEGTDTPTPNPAQSPTLALEGETTFTPTPTLNPTQLPSLSPTAALTTSTSTPTRTSTPTMPPDILHTPEPLPTSGVFTPTPKDNPESTPGSGGTTPGNSDSTPVYFTPTPIPPTPMPADPVRQWNLHRALSLFSEPVVPPGVGGIASSEEGYAVYVQTQTQEPRFIAIDRFGRIFSRDIPISLSKFSGLSMVDGGTHFGEFFENPADTRRFLFERFTLWQTMGNPIVIDHLGADAIRWSFGGAESGYAMTVLRHPDIVAAHRLNSEGEYLGVTEIQSPIPLPLEPYLMSTAVSGGVIGVLYSSNYNQTSYSSAPLFLRLIGLDGELLTTEAISITADLAGESFTGDGEGNFYLGTTSRYGPRLLRITDGAVALERILPVKQLIDIAWQDNLLWALDGSNHTMQGFNEDGELKAGPVSIYPPSWDTTLQWLRLKKSGPDLGAFFTDYTTRSSVYYMQVESGPMVTPTPTPASGVPTGATIAVELAEGIALDMVQVSAGTFTMGSPETEEGRQKNEGPQHLVTITKKFYISRYEITNAQYQLFDSKHSSSSSGAMGQEEERLPVVSLSWNKAVEFCDWLSAETDYTFSLPTEAEWEYVCRGGTQTRRPWGDDPNDDMACAWANTADVSSATNFAFKSLFPCDDGYPGLALIGSFPTNPFGVNDMMGNVWEWCQDWFGMYTSDPAADPSGPPTGQSRVFRGGSYQDGPSKIRSAYRSGLPPGESHPAIGFRVVIRD